The proteins below are encoded in one region of Aequorivita iocasae:
- a CDS encoding polyprenyl synthetase family protein — translation MEILKKYNDDLQEYLAKAVSHKKPRQLYDPIKYILSLGGKRIRPALTLMVCDFFGTDYKKAMSAALAVELFHNFSLIHDDIMDNAPLRRGKRTVHEKWDVNTAILSGDAMLILAYRFFENYEPQMFQELARLFSETALQVCEGQQHDMDFETRDDVTLVEYIQMIDHKTAVLLGSAMKMGAIVAAAFETDKDKIYQFGRNLGIAFQLQDDYLDVFGNPETFGKQVGGDIISNKKTFLYIMAVGQGTSTQAEELDHLFSINPKDPTDKILTVREIFLNSGAAEATQKEIEKYSNYAYSLLDDINISDEKKAMLRSFGNDLMKRNV, via the coding sequence ATGGAAATTCTGAAAAAATACAACGACGACCTTCAAGAATATCTTGCCAAAGCTGTTTCACATAAAAAGCCACGACAGCTCTATGATCCCATAAAATACATACTCTCGTTAGGAGGCAAGCGTATTCGTCCCGCATTGACATTAATGGTGTGCGATTTTTTTGGAACCGATTATAAAAAAGCGATGAGCGCGGCGCTTGCAGTGGAGCTGTTTCATAATTTTTCGCTAATTCACGATGATATTATGGATAATGCCCCACTACGAAGGGGGAAAAGGACAGTCCATGAAAAATGGGACGTGAATACGGCGATTCTTTCTGGAGACGCTATGTTGATTTTGGCCTACCGTTTTTTTGAAAATTATGAGCCACAAATGTTCCAAGAGCTTGCAAGACTATTTAGTGAAACGGCTTTGCAGGTCTGCGAAGGCCAACAACACGACATGGATTTTGAAACCCGAGACGATGTGACCCTCGTGGAATATATCCAGATGATAGACCACAAAACTGCAGTATTATTGGGATCAGCGATGAAAATGGGCGCAATCGTAGCTGCGGCTTTTGAAACTGATAAAGATAAAATCTATCAATTTGGAAGAAATTTAGGCATCGCCTTTCAGTTGCAGGATGATTATTTGGATGTTTTCGGCAATCCGGAAACCTTTGGAAAACAAGTGGGCGGTGATATTATTTCAAATAAAAAAACCTTTCTTTATATTATGGCCGTTGGCCAGGGAACTTCGACACAAGCGGAAGAACTTGACCATCTTTTTAGCATAAACCCCAAAGATCCAACTGATAAAATTCTGACTGTAAGGGAAATCTTTTTAAACTCCGGTGCGGCAGAAGCCACGCAAAAGGAAATTGAAAAATACAGTAATTATGCATACTCATTGCTGGATGACATTAACATTTCGGATGAAAAGAAAGCAATGCTTCGTAGTTTTGGAAACGATTTGATGAAAAGGAATGTCTAA
- a CDS encoding 2-oxoglutarate dehydrogenase E1 component, with product MDKFSFLNAVHPSHIAELYEKYLQYPDSVEPSWRAFFQGFDFGSENTAHEFFGISEGAQAPQLAEGDNCEDVVKEFQVVKLIDGYRTRGHLFTKTNPVRERRKYTPTLALENFGLSQHDLKATFKAGEILGIGETTLEEIIKHLESIYCDSIGIEYMYIRKPDEIQWIQQKLNINDNQPNFSKEHKKHILKKLNEAVAFESFLHTKYVGQKRFSLEGGESLIPALDTLIENAAEKGVEEFVMGMAHRGRLSTLTNIFGKSAKDIFSEFDGKDYAQDIFDGDVKYHLGWTSKRKTESGKEINLNIAPNPSHLETVGAVVEGITRAKQDDHHKDNPNKVLPIIVHGDAAIAGQGIVYEIVQMAQLDGYKTQGTIHIVVNNQIGFTTNYLDARSSIYCTDVGKVTLSPILHVNADDVEAVVHAMNFALDFRMEFSRDVFIDLLGYRKYGHNEGDEPRFTQPKLYKAIAKHNNPRDIYAEKLIAEGVIEKGYTDKLEQEYKDKLEENLEDSRKEDKTTITPFMQDEWDGYDYAEEDKMMEAVDTTFDLKKLDEIAEVITKLPEDKKFLRKIAKLVEARHQMYFEDNKLDWAMGELLAYGTLLKEGHDVRMSGQDVERGTFSHRHAVIKVEDSEEEVVLLNHLKGDQGDFYIYNSLLSEYGVVGFDYGYAMASPKTLTLWEAQFGDFSNGAQIMIDQYISAAEDKWKLQNGLVMLLPHGYEGQGAEHSSARMERYLQLCATDNMFVADVTTPANLFHLFRRQMKVNYRKPLIVFTPKSLLRHPKVVSTKEEMANGSFQMVIDDAEAKISKVKTLVFVTGKFYYDLLEKREELNRDDVALVRVEQLFPLPTDEMKKILKKYKNADDVVWAQEEPKNMGAYSHILMHFEEARNFRVCSRKMYAAPAAGSTVRSKARHAKVIENVFDKNMD from the coding sequence ATGGATAAATTTTCCTTCTTAAACGCGGTTCACCCATCCCATATCGCGGAACTTTACGAAAAATATTTACAATACCCAGACAGCGTGGAACCTAGTTGGAGAGCCTTTTTTCAAGGCTTTGATTTTGGTTCTGAAAACACTGCACACGAGTTTTTCGGCATAAGCGAAGGGGCACAAGCACCCCAACTTGCCGAGGGAGATAATTGCGAGGATGTTGTAAAGGAGTTTCAAGTTGTAAAGCTTATTGATGGTTACAGAACCCGAGGGCATCTTTTTACCAAGACAAACCCCGTTCGTGAACGCAGAAAATATACACCCACGCTTGCTTTGGAAAATTTCGGGCTTTCCCAACACGATCTAAAAGCTACTTTTAAGGCGGGAGAAATTTTGGGCATAGGTGAAACTACGCTGGAGGAAATTATAAAGCACCTTGAAAGCATTTATTGCGATTCTATCGGGATTGAATATATGTACATTCGTAAGCCTGATGAAATTCAATGGATTCAGCAGAAGTTGAATATAAACGATAATCAGCCCAATTTTTCTAAAGAACATAAAAAGCACATTTTAAAGAAACTTAACGAGGCTGTAGCTTTTGAGAGTTTTCTTCACACAAAATACGTAGGGCAGAAAAGGTTTTCTTTGGAAGGAGGCGAAAGCTTGATTCCTGCTTTGGACACCTTGATAGAAAACGCCGCAGAAAAAGGCGTTGAAGAATTTGTAATGGGTATGGCCCACCGTGGTCGTTTGAGTACACTTACGAATATCTTCGGCAAAAGCGCAAAAGATATTTTTAGCGAATTTGACGGAAAAGACTACGCACAGGATATTTTTGACGGCGACGTAAAATATCACTTAGGTTGGACTTCCAAAAGAAAAACAGAATCCGGAAAAGAAATTAATCTAAACATTGCCCCAAACCCTTCACATTTGGAAACAGTGGGTGCAGTGGTTGAAGGAATAACTAGGGCCAAGCAAGATGACCATCACAAAGACAATCCAAACAAGGTCCTGCCAATAATCGTTCACGGCGATGCGGCAATTGCAGGACAAGGTATTGTTTATGAAATTGTACAAATGGCGCAGTTGGATGGCTACAAAACCCAAGGAACAATTCATATTGTAGTTAATAATCAGATTGGTTTCACCACAAATTATTTGGATGCCCGCTCTTCCATATACTGTACCGATGTGGGAAAGGTGACCCTTTCACCTATACTTCACGTAAATGCTGATGATGTAGAAGCAGTGGTACATGCCATGAACTTTGCATTGGATTTCAGAATGGAATTTTCTCGCGATGTTTTCATCGATTTGTTAGGTTACAGAAAATATGGCCACAACGAGGGAGATGAGCCTAGATTTACGCAGCCAAAACTTTATAAAGCTATTGCAAAGCACAATAACCCACGCGATATTTATGCTGAAAAACTCATTGCAGAAGGTGTTATTGAGAAAGGTTATACGGACAAACTAGAGCAAGAATACAAAGATAAGCTGGAAGAAAACCTTGAGGATTCCAGAAAAGAAGATAAAACCACCATCACCCCCTTTATGCAAGATGAATGGGACGGTTATGATTATGCCGAGGAAGATAAAATGATGGAAGCTGTTGACACCACTTTTGATTTAAAAAAGCTGGATGAAATTGCAGAAGTGATTACCAAATTGCCCGAGGATAAAAAATTCCTGAGAAAAATAGCCAAACTTGTTGAAGCAAGGCACCAAATGTATTTTGAAGATAACAAACTGGATTGGGCGATGGGAGAATTGCTTGCGTACGGTACTCTTTTAAAAGAAGGCCACGATGTACGTATGAGCGGACAGGATGTGGAACGCGGAACATTTTCGCACCGCCATGCCGTTATAAAAGTTGAAGACAGTGAAGAAGAAGTAGTGCTTTTAAACCATCTGAAAGGCGACCAAGGGGATTTTTATATATACAATTCCCTGCTTTCGGAATACGGCGTAGTGGGATTTGATTATGGTTATGCAATGGCTAGCCCGAAAACCTTAACGCTTTGGGAGGCACAGTTTGGAGATTTCAGTAATGGAGCTCAGATAATGATAGATCAATATATATCTGCGGCCGAAGACAAATGGAAACTACAGAACGGTTTGGTAATGCTTTTGCCACACGGCTATGAAGGTCAAGGTGCAGAGCACTCTTCGGCACGAATGGAGCGCTACCTTCAACTATGTGCCACCGACAATATGTTTGTGGCAGACGTAACAACACCTGCGAACCTTTTTCATCTATTCAGAAGACAGATGAAAGTGAATTATCGCAAGCCTTTGATTGTATTTACTCCAAAAAGTTTATTGCGTCATCCAAAAGTGGTTTCAACTAAGGAAGAAATGGCAAATGGAAGTTTCCAAATGGTAATTGATGATGCAGAGGCTAAAATATCAAAAGTGAAAACTTTAGTTTTTGTTACAGGAAAATTTTATTACGATCTGCTTGAAAAGCGAGAGGAATTGAATAGAGACGATGTTGCGTTGGTTCGTGTGGAGCAATTATTCCCATTGCCAACAGATGAAATGAAGAAAATTCTCAAAAAGTACAAAAATGCAGATGATGTAGTTTGGGCTCAGGAAGAACCTAAAAACATGGGCGCCTATTCACACATTTTAATGCATTTTGAAGAAGCGAGAAATTTTAGGGTTTGCAGCAGAAAAATGTATGCTGCTCCTGCAGCTGGTAGTACTGTGAGATCAAAAGCGCGTCACGCCAAAGTGATTGAAAACGTGTTTGATAAAAATATGGATTAG
- the odhB gene encoding 2-oxoglutarate dehydrogenase complex dihydrolipoyllysine-residue succinyltransferase, whose translation MALEMKVPSPGESITEVEIASWLVADGDYVEKDQAIAEVDSDKATLELPAEASGIITLKAEEGDTVAVGDVVCLIDTDAKKPGGDAEKKSDKKEEAPKKAEVKKETPSKPSTPNQEQDNKTYATGSPSPAAKKILDEKGVASKDVKGTGRDGRITKDDATNATPSMGTPGTGSRGSERKKLSMLRRKVAERLVSAKNETAMLTTFNEVDMTAIFELRNQYKEQFKEKHGVGLGFMSFFTLAVVRALELYPDVNSMIDGDYMITYDFKDISIAVSGPKGLMVPVIRNAENLSFRGVEDEVKRLAIRARDGQITVDEMTGGTFTISNGGVFGSMLSTPIINPPQSAILGMHNIVERPIVRDGGIVVAPVMYVALSYDHRIIDGRESVGFLVAVKEALESPEELLMNNDVKRALEL comes from the coding sequence ATGGCATTAGAAATGAAAGTCCCCTCACCGGGAGAATCCATCACCGAAGTTGAAATAGCATCTTGGCTAGTAGCAGATGGCGATTATGTGGAAAAAGACCAAGCAATCGCTGAAGTGGATAGCGACAAAGCAACACTTGAACTTCCTGCCGAGGCAAGCGGTATTATCACATTAAAAGCGGAAGAGGGCGACACAGTTGCTGTCGGCGATGTAGTTTGCTTAATCGATACCGATGCTAAAAAGCCCGGTGGTGATGCTGAAAAGAAATCTGATAAAAAAGAGGAGGCCCCAAAAAAGGCAGAAGTCAAAAAAGAGACTCCTTCAAAACCATCAACTCCTAATCAAGAGCAGGATAATAAAACTTATGCTACGGGGTCACCTTCCCCTGCAGCCAAGAAAATCCTTGATGAGAAAGGAGTCGCTTCAAAAGATGTAAAGGGTACAGGGCGTGATGGGCGCATAACTAAAGACGATGCAACAAACGCTACACCTTCTATGGGAACTCCCGGCACAGGTAGTCGTGGCAGTGAGCGTAAAAAACTCTCTATGCTACGTAGAAAAGTTGCCGAGCGTTTGGTTTCAGCAAAAAATGAAACTGCAATGCTTACTACTTTTAACGAAGTAGACATGACTGCTATTTTTGAATTGCGAAACCAATACAAAGAGCAGTTTAAAGAAAAACATGGAGTAGGTCTTGGTTTTATGTCCTTTTTCACACTGGCAGTAGTTCGCGCGTTGGAACTTTATCCAGACGTAAACTCCATGATTGATGGCGATTATATGATAACATACGATTTCAAAGACATATCTATTGCTGTTTCTGGGCCAAAAGGATTAATGGTTCCGGTGATTAGAAATGCTGAAAATCTAAGCTTCAGAGGTGTGGAAGATGAAGTGAAAAGACTTGCGATTAGAGCTCGCGATGGACAAATTACCGTGGATGAAATGACTGGCGGAACGTTTACCATCTCAAATGGTGGGGTTTTTGGAAGCATGCTTTCCACCCCAATTATAAACCCACCGCAGTCTGCAATTTTGGGTATGCACAATATCGTGGAACGTCCTATAGTTCGTGACGGCGGTATTGTTGTTGCACCTGTAATGTATGTGGCACTTTCTTATGATCACAGAATTATTGATGGCCGTGAGTCTGTAGGATTTTTGGTAGCTGTAAAAGAAGCTTTGGAAAGCCCCGAAGAACTTTTGATGAACAATGATGTTAAGCGCGCCCTAGAATTATAA
- a CDS encoding response regulator, giving the protein MSETTPSIIIADDHPLLLKGLSDFLIEKGYNLLGSGKDGREAYNLITQKKPDIAILDIQMPYMSGLEIAQQCKRTDIQTKIVLITLHKEKDLYQKAQELNIFGYILKEFALEEIENCIKTVKEGVPFFSEKIKELIGVVLVEDSELATLTPSEKKILKLIAQDKTNKEIASQLFISYRTVEKHRSNIITKLNIEPKTNSLLIWAKEHHDKLL; this is encoded by the coding sequence ATGAGCGAAACTACACCATCCATCATTATTGCAGACGATCATCCCCTTTTATTAAAAGGGCTAAGCGACTTTTTGATTGAAAAAGGCTATAATTTATTGGGAAGCGGAAAAGATGGAAGAGAAGCCTACAATTTAATCACCCAGAAAAAGCCAGACATTGCCATCTTGGATATTCAGATGCCGTATATGTCTGGATTGGAAATTGCCCAACAATGTAAAAGAACCGATATTCAGACCAAAATTGTACTGATTACGCTTCATAAAGAAAAGGACCTATACCAAAAGGCTCAAGAGCTTAACATCTTTGGATATATATTAAAAGAATTCGCACTTGAAGAAATTGAAAATTGTATTAAGACCGTTAAGGAAGGGGTTCCTTTTTTTAGCGAAAAGATAAAAGAACTTATTGGTGTGGTGCTAGTGGAAGATAGTGAGCTTGCTACCCTCACCCCTTCTGAAAAAAAAATTTTGAAATTAATAGCTCAGGACAAAACCAATAAAGAAATTGCATCACAGTTATTTATTTCTTACAGAACTGTAGAAAAACACCGCAGCAACATTATTACAAAGCTAAACATTGAACCCAAAACAAACAGCCTCCTGATTTGGGCAAAAGAGCACCATGACAAATTGTTATAG
- a CDS encoding tetratricopeptide repeat-containing sensor histidine kinase, whose translation MLKKIFAFLFILTLYSISGYGQNISYYEKIVNTTPNKLEKLTALDSLLKRTYSKDPGAFIKYSLQYIDLAQELDSIELAAKKAMNLQYPLTNYANDPLNAITVINSVLARKYKIEDSLLLGGLYMKRGSANTKVDLKRAIEDYNVALENFSSKDTMNIADTYLFRGQAYSQMGKFVLAGEDFTRAYTMYEDSEEYDYMVYAQQGIISMFSMNGFHQKAKVERDALIEKMKSLGLNQFLSYEYYNQALDYKKMGNRDLEYKALLMAEKSFDHDNSNKSTYIGIHSRLIEYYCEQNKIIEAKKHLDLLEALDFDLSGNPAAELNFLGGKAKYLQTIGNYEEALELAKKKLEIAKSLGVEDEIMGTYSFLSEIYYDMGEYKKSIENSQASTAIKDSIYNRSTANALAYYQTLYETEKKEKELVEKTTSISLLEKDNESFKKAMLFGGIAILLGFGLILLYRNQRHLKSNKVLQEKFSQELLISQEGERRRISKDLHDGIGQQLLVIKNKLMSSGDTDAKKMVDHTIEEVRAISRDLHPFQLQELGITKAIEYTINQIDENTTLFISAEIDNIDDIFSKEDEVNIYRIIQESLSNILKHADAEAGKVSIKKFANNILISIRDNGVGFDFAEKYQDVKSLGLKTLLERTKFLKGQMKVTSKKDTGTVLEFQFPL comes from the coding sequence GTGCTGAAAAAAATATTTGCATTCCTTTTCATTCTTACGCTTTACTCCATTTCAGGATATGGACAGAATATTTCATATTATGAAAAGATTGTAAACACGACCCCTAACAAACTGGAGAAACTAACGGCACTCGACAGTCTATTAAAGCGGACTTATTCAAAAGACCCAGGAGCCTTCATTAAATACAGTCTGCAATATATAGATCTTGCCCAAGAATTGGACAGCATAGAACTGGCGGCAAAAAAAGCAATGAACCTTCAGTATCCGCTTACCAATTATGCGAATGATCCACTAAACGCAATTACCGTTATAAACAGCGTTTTGGCCCGAAAATATAAAATAGAGGACAGCCTTTTATTAGGTGGATTATATATGAAACGCGGTAGCGCCAATACTAAGGTAGACCTTAAAAGAGCCATTGAAGACTATAACGTTGCATTAGAAAATTTTTCTTCAAAAGACACTATGAATATTGCAGACACCTATCTTTTTAGAGGGCAAGCATATTCACAAATGGGGAAATTTGTACTGGCCGGTGAGGACTTCACCCGCGCCTATACCATGTATGAAGATTCAGAGGAATATGATTATATGGTGTATGCCCAACAGGGCATTATAAGCATGTTCAGCATGAATGGTTTTCATCAAAAGGCCAAGGTTGAGCGCGATGCTTTAATTGAGAAAATGAAGAGCTTGGGGCTCAATCAATTTTTATCTTATGAATATTACAACCAAGCCCTAGACTATAAAAAAATGGGCAATCGTGATTTGGAATATAAGGCATTGCTGATGGCCGAAAAGAGTTTTGACCATGACAATTCAAACAAATCTACCTATATAGGAATTCACTCCCGGCTTATAGAATATTATTGCGAGCAAAATAAAATTATTGAAGCCAAAAAACATTTGGATTTATTGGAAGCGTTAGATTTTGACCTTTCAGGAAATCCCGCCGCCGAACTGAACTTTTTGGGCGGAAAAGCCAAATATCTACAGACCATCGGCAACTATGAAGAGGCACTAGAACTTGCAAAGAAAAAGCTAGAAATTGCCAAAAGTTTGGGAGTTGAAGATGAAATTATGGGGACGTATTCCTTTTTATCTGAAATCTATTATGATATGGGAGAATACAAAAAAAGCATTGAGAACAGTCAAGCCTCCACTGCCATAAAAGATTCCATTTACAACCGAAGTACCGCAAATGCACTCGCATACTACCAAACGCTCTACGAAACCGAAAAAAAAGAAAAAGAACTGGTAGAAAAAACCACCAGCATAAGCCTTTTGGAAAAAGATAATGAAAGTTTCAAAAAAGCGATGCTTTTTGGAGGTATCGCCATTCTCCTAGGTTTTGGACTCATCCTTTTGTACAGAAATCAAAGACATTTAAAAAGCAATAAAGTTCTTCAGGAAAAATTTAGCCAAGAGCTTCTAATTTCACAGGAGGGCGAAAGAAGGAGAATTTCAAAGGACCTCCATGATGGCATTGGCCAGCAATTATTGGTGATAAAAAACAAGTTAATGAGTAGCGGTGATACAGACGCCAAAAAAATGGTGGACCATACCATTGAGGAAGTTCGTGCTATCTCACGCGACCTGCACCCATTTCAGTTACAGGAACTCGGTATCACAAAGGCAATTGAATATACCATAAATCAAATAGATGAAAACACAACGCTTTTCATTTCTGCAGAGATTGATAATATCGATGATATCTTCTCAAAAGAAGACGAAGTAAATATTTATAGAATCATTCAAGAAAGCCTGAGCAATATTTTAAAACATGCAGACGCAGAGGCCGGAAAGGTTTCCATAAAAAAGTTTGCCAACAATATCTTGATATCCATTCGTGACAATGGCGTAGGTTTTGATTTTGCCGAAAAATATCAAGATGTAAAATCGTTGGGCTTAAAAACACTTTTGGAACGTACAAAATTCTTGAAAGGTCAAATGAAGGTAACTTCCAAAAAGGACACCGGCACTGTGCTGGAATTTCAATTTCCATTATGA
- a CDS encoding retropepsin-like aspartic protease family protein: MQLRKFIEAEGFYRIPLKKLATGHYLFSAKINGVSGNFILDTGASTSCVGFTDSAHFLLISEESIIKAAGAGAVNMETMLSRKNKFSIADWEIKNMDFVLFDLSHVNEALLQANEEAIHGIIGADFLKQHRAVIDYGRNCFYVK, translated from the coding sequence ATGCAGTTACGCAAATTTATTGAAGCCGAGGGTTTTTACCGTATTCCATTAAAAAAGCTTGCCACAGGCCATTATCTATTTTCGGCCAAAATCAATGGTGTTTCAGGCAATTTTATTTTAGACACGGGTGCTTCCACAAGCTGCGTTGGCTTTACGGACAGCGCCCATTTTTTATTGATTAGTGAAGAAAGTATCATTAAAGCTGCTGGCGCCGGCGCTGTAAATATGGAAACCATGCTTTCTAGGAAAAATAAATTTAGTATAGCGGATTGGGAAATAAAAAACATGGATTTTGTGCTTTTTGATCTTTCACATGTAAATGAAGCACTTTTACAGGCCAATGAAGAGGCCATACACGGAATAATAGGCGCAGATTTTTTAAAACAGCACAGGGCAGTTATTGATTATGGAAGAAATTGTTTTTACGTGAAATAG
- a CDS encoding TatD family hydrolase: MLTDTHTHLYSEAFAEDRAEMMQRAFDKNIKRFFVPAIDSGYTEAMYALEKQYPANVFLMMGLHPTSVKENFEEELAHVEEQFNKRNFYAVGEIGIDLYWDKSTLEIQKIAFKRQIQLAKKHKLPIVIHCRDAFDEIFEVLETEKSDGLFGIFHCFTGTFEQAARAISFNMKLGIGGVVTFKNGKIDTFLDQIPLKHVVLETDSPYLAPAPFRGKRNESSYVAVVCKKLSEIYNVSEEEIARITTENSKDIFGI, translated from the coding sequence ATGCTTACAGATACCCATACCCATTTATACAGCGAGGCGTTTGCCGAGGATCGTGCTGAAATGATGCAACGTGCCTTTGATAAAAATATAAAACGCTTTTTCGTCCCGGCAATTGATTCTGGTTATACGGAAGCCATGTATGCCCTGGAAAAACAATATCCGGCAAATGTCTTTTTAATGATGGGGCTGCATCCAACGTCGGTGAAAGAGAATTTTGAGGAAGAGTTAGCGCACGTTGAGGAACAATTCAATAAAAGAAATTTTTACGCAGTGGGCGAAATAGGAATTGATCTATATTGGGACAAATCTACTTTGGAAATTCAAAAGATTGCTTTTAAAAGACAAATTCAATTGGCAAAAAAACACAAATTGCCCATCGTGATCCACTGCCGTGATGCTTTTGATGAAATATTTGAAGTTTTGGAAACAGAGAAAAGTGATGGTCTCTTCGGAATATTTCACTGCTTCACAGGTACTTTTGAACAGGCCGCAAGAGCAATTTCCTTCAATATGAAATTGGGCATTGGGGGAGTGGTTACTTTCAAAAATGGAAAGATTGATACATTTTTGGACCAAATTCCGTTAAAACACGTCGTTTTGGAAACCGATTCGCCCTATCTTGCCCCAGCGCCTTTCCGAGGAAAAAGAAACGAAAGTAGTTACGTGGCTGTGGTCTGTAAAAAACTTTCGGAGATTTATAATGTTTCGGAGGAAGAAATAGCGAGGATTACTACTGAAAATTCAAAAGATATTTTTGGAATATAA
- a CDS encoding asparaginase — MTKKPNILLIYTGGTIGMIKDFETGALRNFNFDELLNHIPELKLLDCSITTTSFKKPIDSSNMNPQYWVAIATIIEENYDKMDGFVVLHGSDTMSYTASALSFMLENLGKPVIFTGSQLPIGDLRTDAKENLITSIQIAALQEKGVSKIAEVCLYFEYKLYRANRTTKINAEHFEAFASLNYPELVQSGVHLVVNNEALYRPNRRKKLKVHKTLESNILLVKMFPGINEATIKYLFDYPDMKGLVLETYGAGNVTNADWFLKSLKAVIKKGIPVINVTQCSGGSVNMGLYETSTELKKMGVISAKDCTTEASLAKLMYLLGQKISANSFKTIFETSLRGEMQ; from the coding sequence ATGACAAAAAAACCAAACATACTCCTTATATATACCGGCGGAACCATCGGGATGATCAAGGATTTCGAAACTGGTGCGTTGCGCAATTTCAATTTTGATGAACTGCTGAACCACATTCCCGAACTAAAACTTTTGGACTGTAGCATTACAACTACATCTTTTAAAAAACCAATAGACAGTTCCAATATGAACCCGCAATATTGGGTTGCTATTGCAACCATAATTGAAGAGAACTATGACAAAATGGATGGGTTTGTGGTGCTACATGGTAGTGATACCATGAGCTACACAGCTTCAGCTTTAAGTTTTATGTTGGAAAACCTTGGCAAACCTGTAATCTTTACCGGTTCCCAACTCCCCATCGGCGATTTGCGTACCGATGCAAAAGAAAACCTTATTACTTCCATTCAGATTGCCGCACTTCAGGAAAAAGGAGTGTCAAAAATTGCTGAGGTCTGTCTTTATTTTGAATACAAATTGTACCGGGCAAACAGGACCACAAAAATTAATGCGGAACATTTTGAGGCATTCGCCTCACTAAATTATCCCGAACTCGTGCAGAGTGGCGTACATTTGGTTGTAAACAATGAAGCCCTTTACAGACCCAATAGAAGAAAAAAACTGAAGGTCCATAAAACATTGGAGAGTAATATTCTTTTAGTAAAAATGTTCCCCGGAATTAATGAGGCCACAATAAAATATCTTTTTGATTATCCAGATATGAAAGGATTGGTGCTGGAAACTTATGGTGCTGGCAACGTTACCAATGCCGATTGGTTTTTAAAATCGTTAAAAGCTGTTATAAAAAAAGGAATTCCGGTAATCAATGTAACGCAATGTTCTGGCGGAAGCGTTAATATGGGGCTTTATGAAACCAGCACAGAGTTAAAAAAAATGGGTGTAATAAGTGCAAAAGATTGCACTACAGAAGCATCCTTGGCAAAATTGATGTATTTGCTGGGTCAGAAAATTTCGGCTAACAGCTTCAAAACCATATTCGAAACCTCTTTACGCGGAGAAATGCAATAA
- a CDS encoding MotA/TolQ/ExbB proton channel family protein — MKKLFSIMAVAAMVFVGTLNANAATAQTMPTSSQALVTAATVSFIQDETAPAVEEEKGFHQELKERFVEGGPGFMGIVLLCLILGLAIAIERIIYLNLSTTNTQKLAQDVEDALNSGGIEAAKEVCRNTKGPVASIYYQGLDRAHEGIDIAEKAVVAYGGVQMGQLEKNVSWISLFIALAPMLGFMGTVIGMIIAFDKIQAAGDMNPSLVAGGIKVALLTTVFGLIVAIILQIFYNYIIAKIDSIVNSMEDASITLIDMLFDYKTKNKI; from the coding sequence ATGAAAAAATTATTTTCTATTATGGCGGTGGCCGCAATGGTATTTGTAGGCACATTAAACGCGAACGCTGCAACAGCGCAAACAATGCCAACTAGTTCTCAAGCTTTGGTTACAGCAGCCACGGTTTCTTTTATTCAAGATGAAACTGCTCCTGCAGTAGAGGAAGAAAAAGGCTTCCACCAAGAATTAAAAGAACGTTTTGTGGAAGGTGGTCCTGGATTTATGGGAATCGTACTACTGTGTTTAATTCTTGGATTGGCAATTGCTATTGAGAGAATTATCTACCTTAACCTTTCTACCACCAATACCCAAAAATTGGCTCAGGATGTGGAAGATGCACTTAACAGTGGCGGAATTGAAGCTGCAAAAGAAGTGTGCAGAAACACAAAAGGTCCTGTTGCATCCATTTATTACCAAGGTCTAGACCGCGCCCACGAAGGTATTGACATTGCGGAAAAAGCTGTGGTTGCCTACGGAGGTGTTCAAATGGGTCAGCTTGAAAAGAACGTATCTTGGATTTCTCTTTTCATCGCGTTGGCGCCGATGCTTGGTTTCATGGGTACGGTAATCGGGATGATTATAGCATTCGATAAAATTCAGGCAGCGGGCGATATGAACCCTTCATTGGTTGCAGGAGGTATTAAAGTAGCGCTTTTAACAACCGTATTTGGTTTGATCGTTGCTATTATACTTCAAATTTTCTACAATTATATTATCGCTAAAATTGATAGTATCGTTAACAGTATGGAAGATGCTTCTATCACTTTGATCGATATGTTGTTCGACTACAAAACAAAAAACAAAATCTAA